The Aliivibrio fischeri genome contains a region encoding:
- a CDS encoding RNA-binding protein — protein MKLLVRNLPRTMSEFELREMFKKHGEFKYCKIVLDEITGESKGFGFVEMLDEEEALAAIAAEDGKKFGKLKIRVKAAE, from the coding sequence ATGAAATTACTTGTTCGCAATCTTCCTCGTACTATGTCTGAATTTGAACTACGTGAAATGTTTAAAAAGCACGGAGAATTTAAATACTGCAAAATAGTATTAGACGAAATTACAGGTGAATCAAAAGGATTTGGTTTTGTTGAAATGCTTGACGAAGAAGAAGCATTAGCAGCAATCGCCGCTGAAGATGGCAAAAAGTTTGGTAAACTTAAAATCCGCGTAAAAGCAGCTGAATAA
- a CDS encoding porin has protein sequence MKKLLLSTAIVSSFVSTPLLAATVYDQDDTQLKVGGRAEARANISDNNESATESSFQDKSRARINLKGKTKINEDLGAFGTYEVEIADGKNNLVNTRYLFAGLSTAFGNFSYGQQDSAQVMLTDYTDILATFGGDAADLTDGNKDKRENNFVYSGEFDALTVQANYIASNTKKSDSFGLSGMYALPIGLDLGLGYTSGEQAGLDADQINLALRYTLDAFMVSGLFTTGEIDKIDAAGYELAAAYKMDKWVFQGVYNYQEVDSKDTENNVAIEAIYKLNKSFRTYAGYKFEQIDDLDDQIQFGLRYDF, from the coding sequence ATGAAAAAATTACTACTATCAACGGCTATCGTTTCATCTTTTGTATCAACTCCTCTTTTAGCAGCAACGGTTTACGATCAAGATGACACTCAATTAAAAGTTGGTGGCAGAGCCGAAGCACGTGCAAATATTTCTGATAATAATGAATCAGCAACCGAGAGCTCATTTCAAGATAAGAGCCGTGCACGCATTAATTTAAAAGGTAAAACCAAAATTAATGAAGATTTAGGTGCGTTTGGTACTTATGAAGTCGAAATTGCTGATGGAAAAAACAATCTAGTGAATACCCGTTATCTATTTGCTGGTCTAAGTACTGCCTTTGGCAATTTCTCATACGGACAACAAGATTCTGCACAAGTAATGCTTACTGATTATACTGATATTTTAGCCACTTTTGGTGGTGATGCTGCAGACTTAACGGATGGTAACAAAGATAAACGTGAGAATAACTTTGTATACTCTGGTGAATTCGATGCTCTAACCGTGCAAGCAAACTACATTGCAAGTAATACTAAGAAAAGTGATAGCTTTGGCCTATCTGGCATGTATGCCCTACCAATTGGCTTAGATTTGGGTTTAGGTTATACCTCTGGTGAACAAGCTGGGCTAGATGCCGACCAAATTAACCTTGCCCTTCGCTACACACTTGATGCGTTCATGGTTTCAGGTTTATTCACAACAGGTGAAATTGACAAGATCGATGCTGCCGGTTACGAACTCGCCGCCGCTTATAAAATGGATAAATGGGTGTTTCAAGGCGTTTATAACTACCAAGAAGTTGATAGCAAAGACACTGAAAACAACGTTGCTATTGAAGCTATCTACAAGCTAAACAAAAGTTTCCGCACATATGCAGGATACAAATTTGAACAAATTGATGATTTAGATGATCAAATTCAATTTGGTCTACGCTACGATTTCTAA
- a CDS encoding (2Fe-2S)-binding protein — MHISAQLQPLWRNKKSSESCHSLKDQLAWLHDADDNFKLKATNQDKLDDKHQPLNTWLSANLTQAIKLFSKKTEVNHNVAASMWLKSFNNQFFTSLVALRLKFNRVPVIQFNDIFISTPNGEKIKSLQINNNCHFVCLESDPLASSSQSTVVASHEQLDDAFTHLIQQIGGGLSVLFEKERLKHRPFWGSISLAVSVFFMRLTEKGLSADLAKQILPNAQQWLSNIMPDIGKDLAHIHVAEKKERAILYVQRETCCLKYKIDGKKKCATCHLLSDEERIKKNSKRIPS; from the coding sequence ATGCATATTTCAGCTCAACTACAGCCACTTTGGCGCAACAAAAAATCATCAGAATCATGCCATTCTTTAAAAGACCAATTGGCGTGGCTGCATGATGCTGACGATAATTTTAAACTTAAAGCCACAAACCAAGACAAACTGGATGATAAGCACCAGCCTCTTAATACTTGGTTATCCGCTAACTTAACTCAGGCTATTAAGTTATTTTCAAAGAAAACAGAAGTTAATCATAATGTTGCAGCCTCTATGTGGCTAAAATCGTTTAACAACCAATTCTTCACCAGTTTGGTGGCGCTTCGTTTAAAGTTTAACCGAGTTCCTGTTATTCAATTTAATGATATTTTCATTTCGACTCCTAACGGAGAAAAAATAAAGTCCTTACAAATCAATAATAATTGTCATTTTGTTTGCTTAGAGAGTGACCCGTTAGCATCAAGTTCACAATCAACGGTAGTAGCAAGTCACGAACAACTGGATGACGCTTTTACTCACCTCATTCAGCAAATTGGAGGTGGTTTAAGTGTATTATTTGAAAAAGAACGATTAAAACACCGTCCATTTTGGGGAAGCATTTCACTGGCTGTCAGTGTCTTCTTTATGCGCTTAACCGAAAAAGGACTTTCTGCGGATCTTGCAAAACAAATACTCCCTAATGCACAGCAATGGTTATCTAATATCATGCCTGATATAGGGAAAGATCTTGCGCATATTCATGTAGCAGAGAAAAAAGAACGAGCCATTTTGTACGTTCAGCGTGAAACTTGTTGTTTAAAATATAAAATCGACGGCAAGAAAAAATGCGCAACCTGTCACCTGTTATCTGATGAAGAACGAATCAAGAAAAACAGTAAACGTATCCCTTCATAA
- a CDS encoding anhydro-N-acetylmuramic acid kinase, whose amino-acid sequence MEKYIGLMSGTSLDGVDAVIVETNGTTINLLGYADYPMDPQLKADLLAVCTGQQTNLKVIGEIDHRLGHLFADATLHLLNTLNIASSDITAIGSHGQTVFHSPDAEYPFTMQLGDSNIIAAKTGIDTVADFRRKDMALGGQGAPLVPAFHNTLFGKPESTNVILNIGGISNISILQKDSPVIGYDTGPGNMLMDSWITEHKGESYDKDGAWARSGQIIDELLNQLKTHDYFARPYPKSTGRELFNLDWFAQYIENKPYQPQDVQATLLEFTVTTIVDQVIRFQVGNDTKLLVCGGGAHNQFLMERLQYHLPNWAVSTTNDYNVDSDNMEAMAFAWLAHQRIHGLPSNEPDVTGASRYASLGVIYPAN is encoded by the coding sequence ATGGAAAAATACATTGGCTTAATGTCTGGAACCAGTTTGGATGGTGTGGATGCTGTCATCGTTGAGACTAACGGTACAACAATCAATCTACTTGGTTATGCTGATTATCCTATGGATCCACAACTAAAAGCGGATTTACTTGCTGTATGCACAGGACAACAAACCAACTTAAAAGTGATTGGTGAAATAGACCATCGTCTTGGTCATCTTTTTGCCGACGCAACTCTGCATTTACTAAATACTTTAAATATTGCCTCCTCTGACATCACAGCGATTGGCAGTCATGGTCAAACGGTGTTTCACTCACCTGATGCAGAATACCCTTTCACTATGCAACTTGGTGATAGCAATATTATTGCTGCAAAAACAGGGATTGATACGGTTGCCGATTTTCGTAGAAAAGACATGGCATTAGGAGGCCAAGGAGCACCTTTAGTTCCTGCTTTTCATAACACTTTATTTGGAAAGCCAGAGAGCACCAATGTAATTCTAAATATTGGCGGTATCTCTAATATCTCTATTTTACAAAAAGACTCTCCTGTTATTGGTTATGACACAGGCCCTGGCAATATGTTGATGGATTCATGGATTACTGAGCATAAAGGGGAAAGTTACGATAAAGATGGCGCATGGGCTCGTTCTGGTCAAATTATAGATGAGCTGCTCAACCAGCTAAAAACACACGATTATTTTGCGCGCCCATACCCGAAAAGCACCGGACGAGAGCTGTTTAATTTAGATTGGTTTGCACAATACATCGAAAATAAACCGTATCAACCACAAGATGTTCAAGCAACGCTATTAGAATTCACCGTGACAACTATTGTTGATCAAGTGATCCGATTCCAAGTTGGCAATGACACTAAGCTATTAGTCTGTGGTGGCGGAGCTCATAACCAGTTTTTAATGGAACGGCTGCAATATCATTTACCTAATTGGGCAGTTTCCACCACTAACGACTACAATGTAGATAGTGACAATATGGAAGCAATGGCCTTTGCATGGCTTGCTCATCAAAGAATTCATGGCTTGCCAAGTAATGAACCTGATGTGACAGGTGCTTCTCGTTATGCGAGTTTAGGTGTAATCTACCCGGCTAATTAA
- the nagZ gene encoding beta-N-acetylhexosaminidase, translated as MGPLWLDVEGYEIDAEECELLQHPTVGGLILFARNYHDPKQLAALTASIRKAAGRPILIGVDQEGGRVQRFRDEFTLIPPAQAYAEMDNGLELAKTAGWLLCAELVAHDIDLTFAPVLDNGFDCKAIGNRAFGDDINTIVKYSTAFMQGMKSAGTSTTGKHFPGHGGVIADSHLETPYDNRNNIFELDMAIFKAQIEAGILDAMMPAHVIYPEYDSSPASGSSYWLKDVLRKQLNFNGLVFSDDLSMEGATIMGGPAERSQQALDAGCDMLLMCNNRKSAVEVLDNLAIQSVAKADALLKTQHFDRKTLLGTREWKEANELITRAYDGWKS; from the coding sequence ATGGGCCCGTTATGGCTAGATGTTGAAGGGTATGAAATTGATGCAGAAGAGTGTGAGTTACTTCAGCACCCAACTGTTGGGGGATTGATTTTATTTGCTCGAAATTATCATGATCCAAAACAGTTAGCGGCACTGACTGCATCCATTCGTAAAGCAGCAGGTCGACCAATTCTTATCGGTGTCGATCAGGAAGGTGGACGTGTTCAGCGCTTTAGAGATGAGTTTACTCTTATTCCACCAGCACAAGCCTATGCTGAAATGGATAACGGACTTGAACTGGCTAAAACGGCTGGTTGGTTATTATGTGCAGAGCTAGTCGCTCATGATATTGACCTTACTTTTGCTCCAGTTTTAGATAATGGGTTTGATTGTAAAGCTATTGGTAATCGTGCTTTTGGCGATGATATTAATACGATTGTTAAGTACAGCACAGCATTCATGCAAGGTATGAAATCGGCAGGAACCTCAACGACTGGTAAACATTTCCCAGGTCATGGTGGTGTTATTGCTGATTCGCATCTAGAAACACCTTACGATAATCGTAATAATATTTTTGAGCTTGATATGGCAATCTTTAAAGCTCAAATTGAAGCGGGAATTTTAGATGCAATGATGCCTGCTCATGTTATTTATCCTGAATACGATTCATCACCAGCAAGTGGATCATCATATTGGTTAAAAGACGTGCTTCGTAAGCAACTTAACTTCAATGGTTTAGTCTTTTCAGATGATCTAAGTATGGAAGGGGCAACTATCATGGGTGGCCCAGCAGAGCGCTCTCAACAAGCGTTAGATGCTGGCTGTGATATGCTATTGATGTGTAATAACCGTAAGTCAGCGGTAGAAGTATTGGATAATCTTGCTATTCAGTCAGTAGCCAAAGCGGATGCATTATTAAAAACACAGCATTTTGATAGAAAAACATTGCTAGGCACAAGAGAGTGGAAAGAAGCGAATGAGCTTATCACTCGTGCTTATGATGGTTGGAAATCATAA
- the pyk gene encoding pyruvate kinase produces the protein MSNRLRRTKIVTTLGPATDRDNNLEKIIAAGANVVRMNFSHGSPEDHIERTRKVREIAAKLGTHVAILGDLQGPKIRVSTFKEGKIQLAIGDKFTLDSDLPKGEGNQDSVGLDYKELPQDVTTGDVLLLDDGRVQLRVTAVEGNKVHTEVTVAGPLSNNKGINKQGGGLSADALTEKDKADIITAAAMKVDYLAVSFPRNGEDMNYARRLARDAGLEAQLVAKVERAETVASEEALDDIILASDVVMVARGDLGVEIGDPELVGVQKQLIRRARSLNRTVITATQMMESMISSPMPTRAEVMDVANAVLDGTDAVMLSAETAAGDFPVETVTSMAGVCMGAEKVPTVNVSNHRLDRRFTTPEETIAMSTMYAANHMEGITAMITLTESGRTPLMMSRLSSGLPIFALSRNEGTLNRAALYRGVTPVFFDEKADSGLPSTYAAINTLKSKGLLSTGDQVIITQGDVMDIVGSTNCMRIITVE, from the coding sequence ATGTCTAACAGACTACGTAGAACAAAAATCGTTACCACTCTTGGCCCTGCAACAGATCGTGATAATAACCTAGAAAAAATCATTGCCGCTGGTGCAAACGTTGTTCGTATGAACTTCTCTCACGGTAGCCCAGAAGATCACATTGAGCGTACACGCAAAGTTCGTGAAATCGCAGCAAAACTTGGCACTCACGTCGCTATTCTAGGTGACTTACAAGGTCCTAAAATCCGTGTTTCTACGTTTAAAGAAGGTAAAATCCAATTAGCTATTGGTGATAAATTCACACTAGATAGCGATTTACCTAAAGGTGAAGGTAATCAAGACTCTGTTGGCCTTGATTACAAAGAACTACCTCAAGATGTAACTACTGGCGACGTTCTTCTTCTTGATGACGGTCGTGTACAACTTCGTGTAACTGCTGTTGAAGGCAACAAAGTACACACAGAAGTAACAGTTGCTGGTCCTCTATCAAACAATAAAGGCATCAACAAACAAGGTGGTGGCCTTTCTGCTGACGCACTAACTGAAAAAGACAAAGCTGACATCATTACAGCTGCTGCAATGAAAGTTGATTACCTAGCGGTTTCTTTCCCACGTAACGGCGAAGACATGAACTACGCTCGTCGTCTAGCTCGTGATGCAGGTCTTGAAGCGCAATTAGTTGCTAAAGTTGAACGTGCTGAAACGGTAGCGTCTGAAGAAGCACTGGATGACATCATCCTTGCATCTGATGTTGTTATGGTTGCACGTGGTGACCTAGGTGTTGAAATTGGCGATCCAGAGCTAGTTGGTGTTCAAAAGCAACTGATCCGTCGTGCTCGTAGCCTTAACCGTACGGTTATTACTGCAACACAAATGATGGAATCAATGATTTCTAGCCCAATGCCTACTCGTGCTGAAGTAATGGACGTTGCTAACGCCGTTCTTGATGGTACAGATGCGGTAATGCTTTCTGCTGAAACAGCGGCTGGTGACTTCCCTGTTGAAACAGTAACTTCAATGGCTGGCGTTTGTATGGGTGCTGAAAAAGTACCTACAGTTAACGTATCTAACCACCGTTTAGACCGTCGCTTCACGACACCAGAAGAAACAATCGCAATGTCTACTATGTATGCAGCAAACCACATGGAAGGCATCACTGCGATGATCACACTTACAGAGTCTGGTCGTACTCCACTTATGATGTCTCGTCTAAGCTCTGGTCTACCTATCTTTGCTCTATCTCGCAACGAAGGTACGCTAAACCGTGCAGCGCTTTACCGTGGTGTGACTCCAGTATTCTTTGATGAGAAAGCAGATTCAGGTCTTCCATCAACTTATGCTGCAATCAACACGCTAAAATCTAAAGGTTTACTATCAACTGGCGACCAAGTAATCATCACTCAAGGTGACGTTATGGACATCGTTGGTTCAACAAACTGTATGCGTATTATTACTGTTGAGTAA
- the queE gene encoding 7-carboxy-7-deazaguanine synthase QueE, with product MSAPLFKINELFETIQGEGTFTGVPSIFLRLQGCPVGCSWCDTKQTWDIELSDKTDLQTILAKTEDTPSWTELSSTQIIEMLENQGYTAKHMVITGGEPCMYDLTSLTQELELHGYRCQIETSGTYPILASENTWVTVSPKINMKGKLPVLPVALSRANEIKHPVGTTKDIEQLDALLEGVELLEDVTIALQPISQKPRATELCIETCIKRNWRLSIQTHKYLAIA from the coding sequence ATGTCAGCACCATTATTTAAAATTAACGAGTTATTCGAGACCATTCAAGGCGAAGGAACATTTACCGGTGTTCCATCTATATTTTTACGCTTACAAGGTTGCCCTGTTGGTTGTTCTTGGTGTGATACAAAGCAAACTTGGGATATTGAATTAAGTGATAAAACAGATTTACAGACCATTTTAGCAAAAACGGAAGATACCCCTAGTTGGACAGAACTGTCGAGCACTCAAATAATTGAAATGTTGGAAAATCAAGGTTATACCGCAAAGCACATGGTGATTACTGGTGGTGAACCATGTATGTATGATCTAACTTCATTAACTCAAGAACTAGAGCTGCACGGTTATCGCTGCCAAATAGAAACCAGTGGTACTTACCCTATTCTTGCTTCAGAGAATACTTGGGTGACAGTGTCACCAAAAATCAACATGAAAGGCAAATTACCTGTTCTGCCAGTCGCCCTATCTCGTGCAAATGAGATTAAACACCCAGTTGGTACAACAAAAGATATTGAGCAACTTGATGCATTATTAGAAGGTGTTGAGTTACTCGAAGATGTCACTATCGCTCTTCAACCAATTAGCCAAAAACCAAGAGCTACCGAACTTTGTATTGAAACGTGTATCAAAAGAAATTGGCGACTTTCTATTCAAACGCACAAATATTTAGCGATTGCGTGA